One window of Gilliamella sp. B3022 genomic DNA carries:
- a CDS encoding TerC family protein: MEWIMDPTIWIGLSTLVVLEIVLGIDNIVFIAILAEKLPPHQRDKARITGLAFALITRILLLMITGWLVTLNTPLFSKFGITFNARQLIMFIGGIFLLFKATMELNERLEGSVHEEGKPKKTSHFWTVVAQIVVLDAVFSLDSVITAVGMVEHIPVMIIAVCIAIGIMMVASRPLAHFVNSHPTIVILCLSFLLMIGFSLVAEGLGFVIPKGYLYAAIGFSIMIEFFNQLAIFNRRKILNKKPLRERTAEAVLHLLKGDAEEDPETHTIDVISDNNKKASVFNHQELNMVERVLGLAQRSVSSVMTSRLDVDMVNINDDREIILKEIFDNPHSRLVVTDNASIDEPLGIIQVNDLLKDMIQSKKPIDIHSLIKQPLIFPETVSLLVALDQFKKAKTHFAFVVDEFGSMQGIVSVTDIIETIAGDFPTEEEEIDAKHDIQCVDDHSWIANGYIPVEELVRFVPIPIDDKREYHTLAGLLMEKAQHLLNVGETIQIGDYLFEIAEIESHRILKVKITLNKLDAVSE; this comes from the coding sequence ATGGAATGGATCATGGATCCTACAATCTGGATTGGTTTATCCACTCTGGTTGTACTTGAAATCGTCCTTGGTATTGATAATATTGTTTTTATAGCCATTCTTGCCGAGAAACTTCCGCCACATCAACGAGATAAGGCCCGTATAACTGGTCTTGCATTTGCATTAATTACCCGAATTTTATTATTAATGATAACGGGTTGGTTAGTTACTCTTAACACGCCATTATTTTCAAAATTTGGTATTACTTTCAATGCTCGTCAATTAATTATGTTTATTGGAGGGATATTTTTGCTTTTCAAAGCAACGATGGAACTCAATGAACGCCTTGAAGGCTCTGTCCATGAAGAAGGAAAACCAAAAAAAACTTCACATTTTTGGACAGTTGTTGCCCAAATCGTGGTACTTGATGCCGTATTTTCTTTAGACTCAGTAATAACCGCTGTAGGTATGGTTGAACATATTCCAGTAATGATTATTGCGGTTTGTATTGCTATTGGCATTATGATGGTTGCCAGTAGACCTTTAGCTCATTTTGTCAACTCACATCCAACTATTGTCATTCTTTGCTTAAGCTTTTTACTGATGATTGGTTTTAGTTTAGTTGCAGAAGGGCTAGGATTTGTTATTCCTAAAGGTTATTTGTATGCAGCGATTGGCTTCTCAATTATGATTGAGTTTTTCAATCAATTAGCTATTTTTAATCGTCGTAAAATATTAAATAAAAAACCATTACGTGAACGTACCGCCGAAGCTGTTTTGCATTTACTTAAAGGTGATGCAGAAGAAGATCCTGAAACTCACACTATTGATGTGATATCAGATAATAACAAAAAAGCCTCCGTATTTAATCACCAAGAATTGAACATGGTCGAACGGGTACTGGGTCTAGCTCAACGCTCGGTCAGTAGCGTTATGACATCACGATTAGATGTTGATATGGTAAATATTAATGATGACCGTGAAATCATATTAAAAGAGATTTTTGATAATCCACATTCACGTTTAGTTGTCACTGATAATGCCTCAATTGATGAACCATTAGGTATTATTCAAGTAAACGATCTATTAAAAGATATGATCCAAAGCAAAAAACCCATTGATATTCATTCACTGATAAAACAGCCACTTATCTTCCCTGAGACGGTATCTTTATTAGTTGCGCTAGATCAATTTAAAAAGGCTAAAACTCACTTTGCATTTGTAGTGGATGAATTTGGTTCAATGCAAGGTATTGTCTCTGTGACAGACATTATTGAAACCATTGCAGGTGATTTTCCAACAGAGGAGGAGGAAATTGATGCTAAACATGATATTCAATGTGTAGATGATCATAGCTGGATTGCTAATGGCTACATCCCTGTTGAAGAATTAGTTCGTTTTGTGCCAATTCCTATTGACGATAAACGCGAATATCATACTCTGGCAGGACTGCTCATGGAAAAAGCTCAACATTTACTTAATGTTGGTGAGACAATTCAAATTGGCGATTATCTATTCGAAATTGCCGAGATAGAAAGTCACCGTATTCTTAAAGTCAAAATTACTTTGAATAAACTTGATGCTGTATCTGAGTAG
- the djlA gene encoding co-chaperone DjlA, whose protein sequence is MSFIWAIITGFVLSIILKSNWGFLLGLFIGPKLYHAFCNKLTEQGPKGNPRLYLTVVFEVLGHLSKAKGVVTQDDINLARRFMTQLQLDSNSRQLAQDSFNRGKASDYPLRERLRELYNQYRYRRNVLNIFCEQLIQAALIDGHLDDKESQILFIVAEEFNIPHHQMAVYIQMMMGSYHFHQQNYNYQHEQNNQYRENSNHRYSGYQNNSSQLNLQNAYKILGVEPSADIATIKRAYRKLMNEHHPDKLVSKGLPKEMLEAAKKRAQEIQAAYDLIKASRGFK, encoded by the coding sequence ATGTCTTTTATTTGGGCGATAATTACAGGCTTTGTTTTAAGCATTATATTAAAATCAAATTGGGGGTTTTTACTTGGGTTATTTATTGGCCCAAAACTTTACCATGCGTTTTGTAATAAGTTAACCGAACAAGGACCAAAAGGAAACCCAAGACTTTACTTAACCGTAGTTTTTGAAGTACTTGGTCATTTAAGTAAAGCTAAAGGCGTTGTTACGCAAGATGATATTAATTTGGCACGTAGATTTATGACCCAATTGCAGCTAGATAGCAATAGTCGTCAACTTGCTCAAGACTCCTTTAATCGTGGTAAAGCAAGTGATTATCCACTTAGGGAACGTTTAAGAGAGTTATATAATCAATATCGTTATAGACGTAATGTGTTAAATATTTTCTGTGAGCAGCTTATCCAGGCAGCACTAATCGATGGTCATTTAGATGACAAAGAGTCACAAATACTCTTTATCGTAGCCGAGGAATTCAATATTCCTCATCATCAAATGGCAGTTTACATACAAATGATGATGGGGAGTTATCATTTTCATCAACAGAATTATAACTACCAACACGAACAGAATAATCAATATCGAGAAAATAGTAATCATCGCTATAGTGGTTATCAAAACAACTCTTCACAACTAAATTTACAGAATGCTTATAAAATTCTAGGCGTTGAACCATCTGCCGATATTGCTACAATAAAAAGAGCTTATCGTAAATTGATGAATGAACATCATCCTGACAAGTTAGTATCTAAAGGTTTACCAAAAGAGATGCTTGAAGCGGCTAAAAAACGCGCACAAGAAATTCAAGCAGCTTATGATTTAATCAAAGCCTCTCGTGGTTTTAAATAG
- the parE gene encoding DNA topoisomerase IV subunit B codes for MSQSTYNAVDIEVLKGLDPVRHRPGMYTDTARPNHLGQEVIDNSVDEAIAGHARQVKVTLYEDNSLEVIDDGRGMPVDIHPEEGVPAIELLLCRLHAGGKFSNKNYQFSGGLHGVGISVVNALSKRVEVTVNRDGQVYQIAFENGDKVEDLHVTGMCGRRNTGTKVRFWPDEKYFDSPRFSVPRLSHLLKAKAVLCPGLEIIFKDKINNTEQRWCYQDGLKDYLMESVSGYTLLPEEPFTGNHTGETEAVEWALLWLPEGGELLTESYVNLIPTVQGGTHVNGLRQGLLDAMRDFCEFRNLLPRGLKLTADDIWERCAYVLSVKMQEPQFAGQTKERLSSRQSAAFVSAVVKDAFSLWLNQNVQIAESLAELVITSAQKRLRASKKVIRKKLTSGPALPGKLADCSSQDLSRTELFLVEGDSAGGSAKQARDREYQAIMPLKGKILNTWEVSSDEVLGSQEIHDISVAIGIDPDSDDLSQLRYGKICILADADSDGLHIATLLCALFVRHFRVMVERGHVFVAMPPLYRIDLGKEVHYALDEEEKEGILDQLKRKKGKPNVQRFKGLGEMNPLQLRETTMDPNTRRLVQLSLDNTEETMALMDMLLAKKRSEDRREWLQEKGDQVELDV; via the coding sequence ATGTCACAATCTACTTATAATGCCGTCGATATTGAAGTCTTAAAGGGCCTCGATCCTGTCCGACATCGCCCAGGAATGTATACTGACACTGCTCGCCCAAATCATTTAGGGCAAGAAGTCATTGATAATAGTGTCGATGAAGCTATTGCGGGGCATGCTCGTCAAGTGAAAGTCACTCTTTATGAAGATAATTCACTTGAGGTCATTGATGATGGACGTGGAATGCCCGTTGATATTCACCCTGAAGAAGGTGTGCCAGCCATTGAGCTACTACTTTGCCGTTTACATGCTGGAGGAAAATTCTCAAACAAAAACTATCAGTTCTCTGGTGGTTTGCATGGTGTAGGTATTTCAGTGGTTAATGCTTTATCCAAACGAGTAGAAGTTACCGTTAATCGAGATGGGCAAGTGTATCAAATCGCTTTCGAAAATGGTGATAAAGTAGAAGATCTGCATGTTACTGGTATGTGTGGACGCCGTAATACTGGAACCAAGGTTCGTTTTTGGCCTGATGAAAAATATTTTGACTCACCAAGATTTTCAGTACCACGATTGTCTCATCTACTAAAAGCTAAAGCTGTACTTTGTCCAGGTTTGGAAATTATCTTTAAAGATAAAATTAACAATACCGAACAACGCTGGTGCTATCAAGACGGCTTAAAAGATTATTTAATGGAGTCTGTTAGTGGTTACACACTATTACCAGAGGAGCCATTTACTGGTAATCATACGGGTGAAACAGAAGCGGTCGAATGGGCTTTACTTTGGTTGCCAGAAGGCGGCGAACTTTTAACAGAAAGTTACGTTAACTTAATTCCGACCGTACAAGGCGGTACGCATGTTAATGGTTTACGCCAAGGATTACTTGATGCTATGCGAGATTTTTGCGAATTTCGAAACCTATTACCGCGGGGTTTAAAACTTACTGCTGATGATATTTGGGAACGTTGTGCATATGTATTATCGGTAAAAATGCAAGAACCACAGTTTGCCGGGCAAACTAAAGAGCGCCTATCATCAAGACAAAGCGCAGCATTTGTATCTGCTGTTGTTAAAGATGCCTTCAGTTTATGGTTAAATCAAAATGTACAGATCGCTGAATCATTGGCAGAACTGGTCATTACCAGTGCCCAAAAACGTTTAAGAGCATCAAAAAAAGTTATTCGTAAAAAGCTTACTAGCGGTCCTGCTCTTCCAGGTAAATTAGCAGATTGTTCCTCACAAGACTTAAGCCGTACGGAACTATTTCTAGTCGAAGGGGATTCTGCGGGAGGATCAGCTAAACAGGCGCGAGATCGTGAGTATCAAGCTATCATGCCGTTAAAAGGTAAAATATTAAATACTTGGGAAGTTTCATCTGACGAAGTCTTAGGTTCGCAGGAAATCCATGACATTTCAGTGGCTATTGGTATCGACCCAGATAGTGATGATTTAAGCCAATTACGTTATGGTAAAATTTGTATTTTAGCCGATGCTGACTCTGATGGATTACATATTGCCACTTTACTTTGTGCGCTATTCGTTCGTCATTTTCGTGTTATGGTTGAACGTGGTCATGTCTTTGTAGCAATGCCACCGCTTTATCGTATTGATCTTGGCAAAGAAGTCCATTACGCTTTAGATGAAGAAGAAAAAGAAGGTATTTTAGATCAACTAAAACGCAAAAAAGGCAAACCAAATGTACAACGTTTCAAAGGGTTGGGTGAAATGAATCCACTGCAACTCCGTGAAACAACGATGGATCCGAATACCCGCCGATTAGTTCAGTTGTCACTTGATAATACAGAAGAGACCATGGCATTAATGGATATGCTACTTGCCAAAAAACGTTCAGAAGATCGCCGTGAATGGTTACAAGAAAAAGGTGATCAAGTCGAACTTGATGTCTAA
- the rpsL gene encoding 30S ribosomal protein S12 — protein sequence MATINQLVRKPRALKEVKSNVPALEACPQKRGVCTRVYTTTPKKPNSALRKVCRVRLTNGFEVTSYIGGEGHNLQEHSVILIRGGRVKDLPGVRYHTVRGALDCAGVKDRKQSRSKYGVKRPKA from the coding sequence ATGGCAACAATTAATCAGCTGGTACGCAAACCTAGAGCACTTAAGGAAGTAAAAAGTAACGTTCCTGCTCTTGAAGCATGCCCGCAAAAACGCGGTGTTTGTACACGTGTTTACACTACTACACCGAAAAAACCAAACTCAGCATTACGTAAAGTATGCCGTGTACGTTTAACCAACGGTTTTGAAGTAACTTCATATATCGGTGGTGAAGGTCACAACTTACAAGAACACAGTGTGATTTTAATCCGCGGTGGTCGTGTTAAAGATTTACCTGGTGTTCGTTATCATACTGTTCGCGGTGCATTAGACTGCGCAGGTGTTAAAGATCGTAAACAAAGCCGTTCTAAATACGGTGTGAAACGACCTAAAGCTTAA
- the rpsG gene encoding 30S ribosomal protein S7 produces MPRRHVAGQRKILPDPKFGSDLLAKFVNILMIDGKKSIAESIVYSALDKLAERSGKDHLAAFEVALDNVRPTLEVKSRRVGGSTYQVPVEVRPVRRNALAMRWIVDAARKRGDKSMALRLANELMDAFENKGTAVKKREDVHRMAEANKAFAHYRW; encoded by the coding sequence ATGCCACGTCGTCATGTTGCTGGTCAAAGAAAAATTTTACCTGATCCGAAATTCGGTTCAGATTTGCTGGCGAAATTTGTAAATATTTTAATGATAGATGGTAAAAAATCTATCGCAGAATCAATCGTATATTCAGCTCTTGATAAATTAGCTGAGCGTAGTGGAAAAGACCACTTAGCAGCTTTCGAAGTTGCATTAGATAACGTAAGACCAACTCTAGAAGTTAAGTCTCGTCGCGTTGGTGGTTCTACATACCAAGTTCCTGTTGAAGTGCGCCCTGTTCGTCGTAATGCACTTGCAATGCGTTGGATTGTAGATGCGGCACGTAAACGTGGCGATAAATCAATGGCTTTGCGCCTAGCGAATGAACTTATGGATGCTTTTGAAAACAAAGGTACCGCTGTGAAAAAACGCGAAGATGTTCATCGTATGGCTGAAGCTAATAAAGCGTTTGCACATTATCGTTGGTAA
- a CDS encoding NCS2 family permease, with protein sequence MNSIFEKIFQLKEKKTTVGTEIIAGCTTFLTMVYIIFVNPSILSASGMDTSAVFVLTCVVTACATILMGLFANLPIALAPAMGLNVFFAYGICGAMGYSWQIGMGAIFWGSLVFFALSLFKVRHWLIEHIPPCLRIGISAGIGLFIAFMGFQNMGIVVSSPTTLLTMGNILSLKVLLGSLGFFIIIILAARNFHAAVLISIFVVTILALWLDPNISYQGIASIPPSVTSVVGHVDLAGSFNIGIMGVIFSIMIVSLFDSSGTILALTDKAGICDEKGRFPKMRQALLIDSFSSSLGGLFGTSSVLTYIESSSGISVGGRTGLTAVIVGLLFLMMTFLSPLAHLVPSYATSGALIFVGILMVSSLVKVNWSDLTDATPAFITALMMPFAFAITEGVALGFISYVVLKTCTGKFKELNLCVIIFALLFALKFIFIDHH encoded by the coding sequence ATGAATTCAATATTCGAAAAAATATTTCAATTGAAAGAAAAAAAAACAACTGTCGGTACTGAAATTATCGCTGGTTGCACCACTTTTCTTACCATGGTCTATATCATCTTCGTCAATCCTTCCATTTTATCTGCATCCGGTATGGATACGTCTGCTGTGTTTGTATTAACTTGCGTCGTTACAGCCTGTGCCACTATTTTAATGGGTTTATTTGCCAATTTACCCATCGCTTTAGCTCCAGCCATGGGACTTAACGTCTTTTTTGCTTATGGAATATGTGGCGCAATGGGTTACTCATGGCAAATAGGTATGGGAGCGATATTTTGGGGATCACTTGTATTTTTTGCATTATCATTATTTAAAGTTCGCCATTGGTTAATTGAACACATTCCACCATGCTTACGCATAGGTATTAGTGCAGGTATCGGATTATTTATTGCTTTTATGGGCTTTCAAAATATGGGCATTGTCGTTTCTTCGCCAACAACACTATTGACCATGGGGAATATTTTATCGCTAAAAGTATTACTCGGTTCATTGGGTTTTTTTATTATTATAATTTTAGCTGCTCGTAACTTTCATGCTGCAGTACTTATTTCAATTTTTGTTGTCACGATATTGGCACTTTGGTTAGATCCAAATATTAGTTATCAAGGTATAGCATCCATCCCACCAAGTGTAACATCTGTTGTCGGTCATGTTGACCTTGCTGGTTCTTTTAACATCGGTATTATGGGTGTTATCTTCTCGATTATGATTGTCAGCTTATTTGATTCGTCTGGAACCATTTTGGCATTAACCGATAAAGCTGGTATTTGTGATGAAAAAGGCCGCTTTCCAAAAATGCGTCAAGCGTTATTAATTGATAGTTTTAGCTCATCATTAGGTGGCTTATTTGGTACGTCATCTGTATTGACCTATATTGAAAGCTCTTCAGGTATCTCTGTTGGTGGTCGTACAGGCTTAACCGCTGTGATTGTTGGACTCTTATTTTTAATGATGACCTTTTTATCACCATTAGCTCATCTTGTGCCAAGTTATGCTACTTCAGGTGCGCTTATTTTTGTTGGAATCTTAATGGTTTCAAGCTTAGTTAAAGTCAATTGGTCAGATTTAACCGATGCAACACCAGCATTTATTACTGCCTTAATGATGCCATTTGCCTTTGCTATTACAGAAGGAGTTGCCCTTGGTTTTATCTCTTATGTCGTATTAAAAACCTGTACAGGTAAATTTAAAGAACTCAACTTATGTGTTATTATTTTTGCCCTATTATTTGCTTTAAAATTTATCTTCATTGATCATCATTAA
- a CDS encoding TrkH family potassium uptake protein, translated as MHWRSILRIIGLLIALLSIFMLLPALIALIYRDGAGAIFVRSFFAALILGCLLWLPNRHQRHELNTREGFFIVVLFWVVLGTIGAFPFIFDTHINLNLTTAFFESFSSLTTTGATTIVHLDHLPKALLFYRQLLQWLGGMGIIVLAVAILPLLGVGGMQLYRAEIPGPQKDSKMRPRIAETAKTLWSIYILLTTLCAICLWAAGMNIFDAVSHSFSTISMGGFSTHDDNLAYFNSATINYIITIFLILSGCNFALHFAALNGLSIKVYWRDQEFRTFIFILLILIVICACGVYFYQIKHKLSIDKIILQVVSVAATAGFTIDDINTWPSLLPLFLLCASFIGGCAGSTGGGLKVVRTLLLFMQGSRELKRLIHPNAIYTLKLNNRVVPERIIEAVWGFFSAYALVFLVSLFIIMATGIAASDSFYIVASSLNNLGIGLGSVSDNFASVSDMVKWVMIVDMLFGRLEIFTLLVLFTPTFWRS; from the coding sequence ATGCACTGGCGCTCAATTCTTAGAATCATAGGTTTATTAATTGCACTATTGTCAATATTCATGTTACTACCAGCGTTGATTGCCTTAATCTATCGTGATGGCGCAGGTGCCATATTTGTTCGTTCCTTTTTCGCAGCATTAATATTAGGCTGTTTACTATGGTTACCCAATCGTCACCAACGTCATGAGCTCAATACTCGAGAAGGTTTCTTTATCGTCGTTTTATTTTGGGTTGTACTCGGTACAATAGGAGCATTTCCCTTTATTTTTGATACCCATATTAATTTAAATTTAACCACAGCATTTTTCGAATCGTTTTCCAGCCTAACGACGACAGGTGCAACAACAATTGTACATCTTGATCATCTACCTAAAGCCCTACTTTTCTATCGACAATTATTACAATGGTTGGGGGGTATGGGTATTATTGTTTTAGCGGTTGCAATCTTACCATTATTGGGTGTTGGGGGCATGCAACTTTATCGGGCCGAAATCCCTGGTCCACAAAAAGACAGTAAAATGCGTCCACGTATTGCCGAAACGGCAAAAACACTTTGGTCAATTTATATTTTACTCACAACGCTCTGTGCAATTTGCTTATGGGCTGCTGGAATGAATATTTTTGATGCGGTTTCACACAGTTTCTCAACCATATCAATGGGTGGATTTTCTACTCACGATGATAATCTTGCTTATTTTAACAGCGCTACCATCAACTATATTATTACTATTTTTTTAATTTTATCGGGCTGTAATTTCGCATTACATTTTGCTGCATTAAATGGATTATCGATTAAAGTATACTGGCGAGACCAAGAATTTAGAACTTTTATCTTTATTTTACTTATTTTAATTGTGATTTGTGCATGTGGAGTTTATTTTTATCAAATAAAACACAAATTAAGTATAGACAAAATTATATTACAAGTTGTCTCTGTCGCAGCCACAGCAGGATTTACTATTGATGATATCAATACCTGGCCGTCATTACTTCCTCTTTTTTTACTATGCGCATCATTTATTGGTGGATGTGCAGGTTCTACTGGTGGAGGTTTGAAAGTAGTTCGGACATTATTACTATTTATGCAAGGTTCGCGAGAGCTAAAACGCCTTATTCATCCCAATGCTATCTATACATTGAAACTCAACAATCGTGTTGTACCAGAACGAATTATTGAAGCTGTTTGGGGATTTTTCTCGGCATATGCTTTAGTCTTTCTAGTCAGCTTATTTATCATTATGGCAACAGGTATTGCGGCATCTGATTCTTTCTATATTGTAGCATCTTCACTCAATAATTTAGGTATTGGTCTTGGCAGTGTAAGTGATAATTTTGCTAGTGTTAGCGATATGGTTAAATGGGTCATGATAGTTGATATGTTATTTGGTCGATTAGAAATATTTACTTTACTTGTTTTATTTACACCTACTTTCTGGCGAAGCTAA
- the parC gene encoding DNA topoisomerase IV subunit A has translation MSEMTHDGVEIQSLRTFTESAYLNYSMYVIMDRALPFIGDGLKPVQRRIVYAMSELGLNAQAKFKKSARTVGDVLGKYHPHGDSACYEAMVLMAQPFSYRYPLVDGQGNWGAPDDPKSFAAMRYTESRLSKYAELLLGELGQGTVDYTPNFDGTLQEPKMLPARLPNILLNGTTGIAVGMATDIPPHNIREVANAAIMLADNPNATLSEVMAHIQGPDFPTEAEIITSPDDIAKIYKTGRGSIRMRAVWKKEDSDIVITDLPHQVSGAKILEQIASQMRAKKLPLIEDLRDESDHENPTRLVLVPRSNRVDLEQVMNHLFATTDLEKSYRVNMNMIGLDNRPSVKGLLEILTEWLEYRRTTVIRRLNYRLDKVLKRLYILDGLLIAFLNIDEVIEIIRNEEDPKAELMHRFALSEIQAEAILELKLRHLAKLEEVRIKGEQNELAKERDQLQALLASPRKLNHLIKKELQQDAEKYGDERRSPIVERSEAKAITEQELIPSEPITIVLSEMGWVRSAKGHDIDPVGLSYKAGDSFKVAAKGKSNQPVVFIDSTGRSYAIEPNTLPSARGQGEPITGKLALPAGAIIEHILMSTNENKKFLLASSAGYGFICKFSDLVTRNRNGKAIINLSNEAKVLAPIEILSEDSLLLSITQAGRMLIFPVKDLPELAKGKGNKIISLSGADDRLAYIQLITPDTSLTLYVGKRKLTLNPADLEKYKSERARKGTALPRGLQKIDRIEVI, from the coding sequence ATGAGTGAAATGACTCATGACGGAGTAGAAATCCAGTCACTACGTACATTTACAGAAAGTGCTTATTTAAACTACTCAATGTATGTCATTATGGATCGCGCATTACCTTTTATTGGTGACGGTCTAAAACCCGTGCAGCGACGTATTGTTTATGCCATGTCAGAATTAGGGTTAAATGCTCAAGCAAAATTTAAAAAATCAGCACGTACTGTGGGTGATGTGCTCGGTAAATATCACCCGCATGGTGATAGTGCATGTTATGAAGCGATGGTGTTAATGGCGCAGCCATTTTCTTACCGTTATCCATTGGTTGATGGACAAGGGAACTGGGGGGCACCAGATGATCCCAAATCCTTTGCAGCTATGCGTTACACCGAATCACGTTTATCAAAATATGCTGAATTATTATTAGGTGAATTAGGACAAGGTACTGTCGATTACACGCCTAATTTTGATGGTACTTTGCAAGAACCTAAAATGTTACCGGCTCGATTACCCAATATTTTATTAAATGGTACCACGGGGATCGCTGTTGGTATGGCAACGGACATTCCACCACATAATATTCGTGAAGTGGCAAACGCCGCTATTATGTTAGCCGATAACCCAAATGCAACTTTAAGTGAAGTAATGGCTCACATTCAAGGACCAGACTTCCCGACCGAAGCCGAAATTATAACTTCGCCTGACGATATTGCTAAAATATATAAAACGGGTCGTGGTTCAATTCGCATGCGTGCAGTATGGAAAAAAGAAGACAGTGATATTGTTATTACCGATCTACCACATCAAGTTTCCGGGGCAAAAATTTTAGAGCAAATTGCTTCGCAAATGCGCGCTAAAAAATTGCCGTTAATAGAAGATTTACGCGATGAGTCTGATCACGAAAATCCAACTCGACTGGTCCTCGTTCCTCGTTCTAATCGTGTTGATTTAGAACAAGTAATGAATCACCTTTTTGCCACTACCGATCTTGAAAAAAGCTATCGAGTCAACATGAACATGATTGGGCTAGATAATCGCCCATCAGTAAAAGGTTTGCTTGAAATTCTCACTGAATGGCTGGAATACCGCCGAACAACAGTCATACGTCGATTAAATTATCGTTTAGATAAAGTATTAAAACGACTCTATATTTTAGATGGTCTATTAATTGCTTTCTTGAATATTGACGAAGTGATTGAAATTATTCGTAATGAGGAAGATCCAAAAGCTGAGTTGATGCATCGCTTTGCCCTGTCCGAGATTCAAGCTGAAGCTATTTTAGAACTAAAACTTCGTCATTTAGCCAAATTGGAAGAAGTGCGCATTAAAGGCGAACAAAATGAACTTGCTAAAGAACGAGATCAATTACAAGCATTATTAGCTTCACCACGAAAATTAAATCATTTAATTAAAAAAGAGCTTCAACAAGATGCCGAAAAATATGGTGACGAGCGCCGTTCACCTATCGTTGAGCGAAGTGAAGCAAAAGCCATTACAGAACAAGAACTCATACCATCAGAACCTATCACCATTGTGTTATCTGAAATGGGCTGGGTTAGATCAGCAAAAGGACATGATATCGATCCTGTTGGTTTAAGTTATAAAGCTGGCGATAGTTTTAAAGTTGCGGCCAAAGGTAAAAGCAATCAACCAGTAGTATTCATTGATTCGACTGGTCGAAGTTATGCTATTGAACCAAATACACTACCATCAGCACGCGGACAAGGTGAACCAATAACGGGTAAACTAGCACTTCCTGCTGGAGCAATAATTGAACATATATTAATGTCCACTAATGAAAATAAAAAATTCTTATTAGCCTCTAGCGCTGGTTATGGTTTTATTTGTAAATTCAGTGATTTAGTTACTCGAAATCGTAATGGTAAAGCGATCATCAATTTATCAAATGAAGCTAAAGTGCTAGCGCCAATTGAAATTCTATCTGAAGATAGCTTATTATTATCCATTACTCAAGCAGGACGAATGCTCATCTTCCCTGTAAAAGATTTACCTGAGCTTGCAAAAGGTAAAGGCAACAAAATCATATCATTATCAGGTGCAGATGACCGCCTTGCTTACATACAATTAATCACACCAGATACATCCTTAACCTTATATGTTGGTAAACGCAAACTTACGCTTAATCCAGCTGATTTAGAAAAATATAAATCGGAACGTGCACGTAAAGGAACAGCTTTACCACGTGGATTACAAAAAATAGATCGAATTGAGGTAATTTAA